One Nocardia sp. BMG51109 genomic window, GTTGGTGAAGGATTCGGTCGGCGAGGTCTCCACGATCAGCTTCGCCGGACGATCCGAGCGGGCCCAGATCAGCGCGCCGTCGCCGCGGGGATCGCCCACCGCCGCGCCGTGGGGGAGGGTCGGCCGATCCCGCACCAGTTCCGGACCGGAATCGTCGGACGAGCATGCCGCCAGCCCGGGCGCCACGACCAGTCCGGCGGCGGTGGTGCGCAGCAGTGTCCGTCGGGAGATTCCGGAAAGCGGATATCGGTCGGCCATACGTCAGCACCCTGTCCAACGGAGCGCAACGGAACCTGAACGGATATCGACCTGAAGACCAACTCTCACTCGAACCGCCCGAACGGCCTGCGATGTGTGGGTGGCACGGAGCGGGAAACGCCTGCCGGGGCCGCACGTCGTCCGGCGGGGACTACACGACCGGTCCGGGAACCTCTCCGCGCGCCGAGTGAACCGTCCGCGCGGACCGGCCCCGGATGGGCCGGCGCGCGGACCCGTGACGGTGCTTGCGGATCTCGGTACGACAGGATCGGGGTATGACCGATGCGCCGCCGATCCTCGCCGCACGTCCGGGAACCTTCCCGCACAGCGTGTTCCACGAGCGTCATCCGAAGCTGATCGAGCAGGTGATCGGCGCTCGTCCATACGGCCGGGCGGAGCAGGCGGCACTGCGGAAACTGCTGGCCGAGAGCGTCGCCGGGGTGATCGAACCGCTGCGGACCGAGGCGCCGGACGGTGCGCGCTGGGCGGAGTGGGGAGCCGAGATGTGGGGCGGGCCGTGGGCGGACGCCTCGTTCCTCTGGGCCGAGAGCTACTTCTACCGGCGGCTGCTGGAAGCGGTCGGATACTTCGGGCCGGGCGTGTGGCACGGCATCGATCCGTTCGGTCCGGCCAAGGCCGACGAGCTGGCGAGCCCGGCCGTCGCCGACGAACTGGCCGCGCTGGCCGGCCTGGCGGATGCGCCCGAGGAGACGAGGCGCGACGCCCTGCTGGTGTCGGCGCTGTGGGGCAATCAGGCCGATCTCGGATTCCGGCTGACCGCCGGCCCGGGCAGCAGGGGCGACCGGCTTCTCGTCGACGACAGCGCCGCGCTGTGGGAGCGGCTCGCGGCCGCCGCCGCACCGGCCGTATGCCTGATCGCCGACAACGCCGGCCGGGAACTGCTCCCCGATCTGATCCTGATCGATCACCTGCTCGCCGGCGGTGCGGCGGCCACCGTCACGATCTATCTCAAGCCGCGGCCGTACTACGTTTCGGACGCGACCATGACCGATCTGCTGGCCGCGCTGCGCGTGCTGCGCGACAGTTCGGCGGCCGCGGCCCGGGCGGTGGGGGAGCGGCTGTGGCAGGCGCTGAACGAGGGCCGCCTGATCCCGCGCACACACGAATTCTTCTGCGCTCCGCTGTCGTTCCACGACATGCCCGCGGATCTGGCGGACGACGTCGCGGGTGCGGCGGTCACGATCCTCAAGGGCGATCTGAACTACCGCCGCCTGCTCGGCGACCGCGACTGGGCCCCGACGACGCCGTTCGCCGACCTCACCGCCTACTTCCCGACGCCGGTCGTCGCGCTGCGCACGCTGAAGTCCGATGTCGTCGCCGGGCTGCCCGCCGCTCTGGTCGCCGACCTCGACGCGACCGGCCGTTCGTGGCGTACGAGCGGCGAGCACGCACTCATTCAGGCCCACTGACCTGCGTTTCTGCCGAATCCCTACCATCGTAAGACGTGTCACGGACCGTACAGTATTGTCCGAATATGCGTTCGAACGAGGAGGGTGAGTTACCTCGAACCGAAGGCACGAAACCCGAGCTGCAATACCCGAACGAGACCGGCTACTACTACCGCGCGCTGACCTATCCGCCGCGGCCGGTGTGGGTCCGTCTCGACGCGATTCTGCTTCGCGATCCGGGGATGCCGCGCCACGTCAACGGCGCCGGGCTGGATATGACGGGCGAACGGCCCGGCACCCTCACGCACTGGGTGCCGACCCTGGCCGGTGACTGGCTGGGCCGGGTCAACTTCTCGATTCCGTACGCGGACGGGCGGCCGGCGCTGCACCTGACCGATCAGCTGGTGCCGGCCTACGCGCTGCGGCCGCGGAAGCGGACGCCGCGCCGCCGCGGGGAGAGCCCGGTGACCGACACGCCGCCATGACGGTCAGTCGGTGACGTAGCCGTTGAGGGACTTGTGCAGGTCGGTGAGTATCGCCCGCGCGGCGGTGACGCCCGACCCGTGCCAGATGGTGTCGTCGACGGCGAAGTCGCGCTTGTCGAACACGGCGCTGAGCTTGTCCCAGTCGTCACCGCGCATGACCTCCTCGCCGCGGCTCTTACCGTCCTGACCGTCGAACATCAGGTAGAGGATGTCGCCCTCGAGTTTGTTGCGCTCGCCGTCGTCGTCCAGGCCGCCGACGGAGAACGAGGCGCCGCGCTGCACGGTCGGCCGCTGCACCCCCGCGTCGGCGAGTACCTGACCGGCGAAGCTGTCGTTGCCCTGCACCCGGATGTCGTCGGCGGAGAAACGGATGACCGAGGCCTGCGAGAGGTTTGCCCCGATCGCCGCGCCGGTCTCCCGGGCGTCGGTCCGGTAGTCCGCGAGGGCCTTTGCCCCGGCGTTGCCACGGCCCATCGCCTCGGCGTAGGCGGTGAAGGTCTGCTGCCAGCCGTCGGCCCCGGCCCGGACGGTGGGGGCGATCCCGCGCAGCACATCGACATTGCCGGAGTCGTCGGAACCGAGGATCAGGTCCGGGTGCAGTGCCGTGACGGCCGCGATATCGGGCGAGCCGAGGCCGCCGACGCTCGGAATCTTCTGCACGCCGGTGCCCATATAGGTCGGCTGCGGGGTCGGGCCCGGCATCGTTGCCGCCCCGACCACGCGTTCCCACAGCCCCACCGCGCACACCGCGTCCAGCGCCGCGGTGTCGAGGACGACGATGCGCTGCGGGTCGGCCGGCACCTGGATCGTGCCGGCCGGCTGCGGCACGCCCCGGGTCCCGGACGCCTGATCCGGCGCCGATGGCAGCGCGCAGGCGGTGCGGGTGTCGCGCTCGAGGCCGACCACGGCGGCCCCGGCGATGCTGGTCGTGGTGCGCACGATGTTGACGTCGTCGTCGGCCCCCTGCGCGCAGCCCGACACCAGCGTCACCGCGGCGGCGGCCGCCAAGCCGCCGGCGCGCAGACGACGAGCGTGGCGGTGGTTGCGGGCGGTGGTGTTTCGGGTGGTATCGACCTCGATCACCGGCATGCGGGGAAGGGTACACAGGCCCGGGGCGGTGCCCCAAGGAACGACACCGGGCGGGACTCGGCGGCGGCTCCGAGGGGCCCTATTACGACAGAGAGTAGGACCGGGCGCGATGCCCTGC contains:
- a CDS encoding damage-control phosphatase ARMT1 family protein, whose product is MTDAPPILAARPGTFPHSVFHERHPKLIEQVIGARPYGRAEQAALRKLLAESVAGVIEPLRTEAPDGARWAEWGAEMWGGPWADASFLWAESYFYRRLLEAVGYFGPGVWHGIDPFGPAKADELASPAVADELAALAGLADAPEETRRDALLVSALWGNQADLGFRLTAGPGSRGDRLLVDDSAALWERLAAAAAPAVCLIADNAGRELLPDLILIDHLLAGGAAATVTIYLKPRPYYVSDATMTDLLAALRVLRDSSAAAARAVGERLWQALNEGRLIPRTHEFFCAPLSFHDMPADLADDVAGAAVTILKGDLNYRRLLGDRDWAPTTPFADLTAYFPTPVVALRTLKSDVVAGLPAALVADLDATGRSWRTSGEHALIQAH
- a CDS encoding iron-siderophore ABC transporter substrate-binding protein, coding for MPVIEVDTTRNTTARNHRHARRLRAGGLAAAAAVTLVSGCAQGADDDVNIVRTTTSIAGAAVVGLERDTRTACALPSAPDQASGTRGVPQPAGTIQVPADPQRIVVLDTAALDAVCAVGLWERVVGAATMPGPTPQPTYMGTGVQKIPSVGGLGSPDIAAVTALHPDLILGSDDSGNVDVLRGIAPTVRAGADGWQQTFTAYAEAMGRGNAGAKALADYRTDARETGAAIGANLSQASVIRFSADDIRVQGNDSFAGQVLADAGVQRPTVQRGASFSVGGLDDDGERNKLEGDILYLMFDGQDGKSRGEEVMRGDDWDKLSAVFDKRDFAVDDTIWHGSGVTAARAILTDLHKSLNGYVTD